Proteins encoded by one window of Leptospira barantonii:
- the nusA gene encoding transcription termination factor NusA — protein sequence MAVKKTQSEGNLLEAIQQFCADKSLDREAVMGVIRDSLITAYKKKSGLEGLEESEESETSSSPVTVEFASGKDSVVIAIAKTVVDGTPSSALEIGLEDAQAIDASAQIGSVVSFREKPVELSRIISSQAKQMVFQRLKDMEKELLYNEYKAKEGELTHGYFQRWKKDAMSIDLGKVEGIMPRREQNPGEKYHSGDRLKAIIQRVELRPREPIPVITLSRASADFVRKLFEMEIPEIYDGLVEIINVARQPSIRTKVVVRATRGDIDPVGACVGMKGVRIQSIVRELGNERIDIVEASDDAAEFIANAISPAKPVEVKVDGSGREAMVVVPDDQLSLAIGINGSNVKLASQLAGYKIDIKTVAQYNAELASPEARERLERLFYTPTEEAKVQVEQEEEDEGLTPLEDLPGLSARIVGILKSEGIKDLETLIEYSQDDLAKLQGIGHTTAGQILKLLRESIEWVEDN from the coding sequence ATGGCAGTTAAGAAGACACAATCGGAAGGAAATCTGTTGGAAGCGATCCAACAATTTTGTGCGGACAAATCCCTAGATAGGGAAGCCGTTATGGGAGTCATTCGTGATTCTCTCATAACCGCGTACAAGAAAAAGTCCGGACTGGAAGGTTTGGAAGAATCCGAAGAATCGGAAACATCTTCTTCTCCGGTTACCGTAGAGTTTGCATCCGGTAAAGACAGCGTAGTTATAGCAATAGCAAAAACGGTAGTGGATGGAACCCCATCCTCTGCTCTTGAAATCGGTTTAGAAGATGCTCAAGCGATTGATGCATCCGCTCAGATCGGTTCGGTGGTTTCCTTCCGTGAAAAACCGGTGGAACTTTCAAGAATCATCTCCAGCCAAGCCAAGCAGATGGTCTTTCAAAGACTGAAAGATATGGAGAAGGAACTTCTCTATAACGAGTATAAGGCGAAAGAAGGCGAACTCACACACGGCTATTTCCAAAGATGGAAAAAAGACGCGATGAGCATCGATCTTGGAAAAGTGGAAGGCATCATGCCTCGCCGCGAACAGAATCCCGGTGAAAAATATCACAGCGGGGACAGACTCAAAGCAATCATTCAAAGAGTGGAACTTCGTCCGAGAGAACCGATCCCGGTGATCACCCTCTCCAGAGCTTCCGCAGACTTCGTTCGTAAACTTTTCGAAATGGAAATTCCGGAAATCTACGACGGTCTTGTTGAAATCATAAATGTAGCCAGACAACCTTCCATCAGAACAAAAGTTGTGGTGCGCGCAACCCGCGGAGACATCGATCCTGTGGGCGCTTGCGTAGGTATGAAAGGCGTTCGGATTCAATCCATCGTGAGAGAACTCGGTAACGAGAGAATCGACATCGTGGAAGCTTCCGACGATGCGGCCGAATTTATCGCAAACGCGATTTCACCTGCGAAACCCGTAGAGGTTAAAGTGGATGGATCGGGTAGGGAAGCGATGGTTGTCGTTCCTGACGATCAACTTTCTCTTGCGATCGGAATCAACGGCTCCAACGTAAAACTTGCTTCACAGTTAGCGGGTTACAAAATCGATATTAAAACCGTAGCACAGTACAACGCTGAACTTGCATCTCCGGAAGCGAGGGAAAGACTCGAAAGACTTTTTTACACTCCGACAGAGGAAGCAAAGGTTCAGGTTGAACAAGAAGAAGAGGACGAAGGATTGACTCCTTTGGAAGATCTTCCCGGTCTCTCAGCCCGTATCGTGGGAATTCTGAAGAGCGAAGGAATCAAAGATCTGGAAACCCTGATCGAATACAGCCAAGACGATCTGGCTAAACTGCAAGGAATCGGACATACGACCGCCGGACAGATTCTCAAACTACTCAGAGAATCCATAGAATGGGTGGAGGATAACTGA
- the infB gene encoding translation initiation factor IF-2 gives MEDKNKTIKETLQGAADAGKRKKLIIKKKGDEAPSPSPSASPKKEAVADSAPAKPVTPLPPRGDSGQSPIVRPAPSAQREVKRDEPQRRPDSGPGGSTNRPPRDRDSQGQGGDSSYPTSRSPFQKEDSNIIVSRPTQRPQGQGGGGYQGNRGPGQGGGGYQGNRGPGQGGGGYQGNRGPGQGGGGYQGNRGPGQGGGGYQGNRGPGQGGGGYQGNRGPGQGGPGGNRFGGGPGGRPMPITSAEVELSQARGASGANKKKDHGKEKTTPDRRDFSGAENTKFFKQRFKKTKVAGVSGISVPKEITILENVQVGELAKKMNLKPGDVIGKLMKMGMMVTINNIIDAETAGLLADEYGCKVKVVSLYEETIIEEEKDKEEDYITRPPVVTIMGHVDHGKTKLLDTIRRSSVIDTESGGITQHIGAYQVRTARGLVTFLDTPGHEAFTSMRARGAKVTDIVILVVAADDGVMPQTLEAISHAKAAEVPIIVAINKIDLPTANPDKIMQELANHGLQSEEWGGQTMYVKISARENIGIDKLLEMILLQAEVMDLKANPQRRAKGTIIEAKLDPGRGSVATVLIQNGTLRVGDPFVAGVFSGRVRAMYNDLGQLIEEAGPAFPAQVTGIDGVPDAGAPFDAMADEKEARNISQHRIEFERIGNAGAAAGTSSKVTLENMNEFIKQGALKELKVIIKADVRGSAEAIKESLEKLSTPEVKLNVIQSGAGAIVDMDVMLASASNALIIGFHVRANPKTISLAEKEQVQIKYYNIIYQVVDEIKLAMEGLLEPEKIEEVIGAAEIREIFKVSKVGNIAGCMVTSGRIQKSANVRVISDGVTKFDGKLKSLKRVKDDVNDVVSGFECGIQVDGFNDFKVGDIIEAYNVTVIKRKLE, from the coding sequence ATGGAAGATAAAAATAAGACGATCAAGGAAACGCTCCAGGGCGCGGCGGATGCGGGAAAACGCAAGAAGCTGATCATAAAGAAGAAAGGGGACGAAGCTCCGTCTCCTTCTCCCTCTGCATCTCCTAAAAAAGAAGCGGTTGCCGATTCTGCTCCTGCAAAACCGGTTACCCCGTTGCCTCCAAGAGGCGATTCCGGTCAGTCGCCGATCGTCCGTCCAGCTCCTTCCGCACAAAGGGAAGTGAAAAGGGATGAACCACAAAGAAGACCGGATTCCGGTCCAGGTGGTTCTACGAATAGACCTCCGAGAGACAGAGACTCGCAAGGACAAGGTGGAGATTCTTCCTATCCAACCTCTCGTTCTCCTTTTCAAAAAGAAGATTCTAACATTATCGTATCCAGACCGACTCAAAGACCTCAGGGTCAGGGCGGCGGTGGTTACCAAGGAAACCGTGGTCCCGGACAAGGTGGTGGCGGTTACCAAGGAAACCGTGGACCCGGACAAGGCGGCGGTGGTTATCAAGGAAACCGTGGACCTGGACAAGGCGGCGGTGGTTATCAAGGCAATCGCGGACCTGGTCAAGGCGGCGGTGGCTATCAAGGAAATCGTGGACCCGGACAGGGCGGTGGCGGTTACCAAGGAAACCGTGGACCCGGACAGGGTGGTCCCGGTGGAAATCGTTTCGGCGGTGGTCCGGGCGGACGTCCGATGCCGATTACTTCTGCGGAAGTCGAACTTTCTCAAGCGAGAGGTGCGTCCGGTGCGAACAAAAAGAAAGACCACGGAAAGGAAAAAACCACCCCTGATAGAAGGGATTTTTCCGGCGCGGAAAACACGAAATTCTTCAAACAGAGATTTAAAAAGACGAAGGTTGCCGGTGTTTCCGGGATCTCCGTTCCTAAAGAAATTACAATATTAGAAAATGTGCAAGTAGGCGAACTCGCCAAAAAGATGAACCTCAAACCGGGGGACGTCATCGGAAAACTCATGAAGATGGGAATGATGGTGACGATCAACAATATCATCGACGCGGAAACCGCGGGTCTTCTTGCGGACGAATACGGTTGTAAGGTAAAAGTCGTTTCCCTCTATGAAGAAACCATCATCGAAGAGGAAAAGGACAAAGAAGAAGATTATATCACTCGTCCTCCGGTCGTTACCATCATGGGTCACGTCGACCATGGTAAGACGAAACTTCTCGATACGATTCGCAGAAGTTCCGTGATCGACACGGAATCGGGCGGAATCACACAACATATCGGTGCGTATCAGGTAAGAACCGCTCGCGGTTTGGTTACCTTCTTGGATACCCCGGGTCACGAAGCGTTTACTTCGATGAGAGCGCGCGGAGCGAAGGTTACGGATATCGTAATTCTCGTCGTTGCCGCCGATGACGGAGTAATGCCTCAAACGTTAGAAGCGATCAGTCACGCAAAAGCCGCGGAAGTTCCGATCATCGTTGCAATCAACAAGATCGATCTTCCAACCGCGAATCCGGACAAGATCATGCAGGAACTCGCAAACCACGGTCTTCAATCGGAAGAATGGGGCGGGCAGACCATGTATGTGAAGATCTCTGCGCGTGAAAACATTGGAATTGATAAACTTTTAGAAATGATTCTCCTCCAAGCGGAAGTAATGGATCTCAAAGCCAATCCGCAAAGAAGAGCAAAAGGAACGATCATCGAAGCGAAACTCGATCCGGGTCGCGGTTCGGTGGCTACCGTTCTGATTCAAAACGGAACCCTTCGTGTGGGAGATCCTTTCGTTGCGGGAGTTTTCTCCGGTCGTGTAAGAGCGATGTACAACGATCTCGGACAACTGATCGAGGAAGCAGGGCCTGCGTTCCCGGCTCAGGTGACCGGTATCGACGGCGTTCCCGATGCGGGCGCTCCGTTCGACGCGATGGCGGATGAAAAAGAAGCCAGAAATATTTCTCAACACAGAATCGAATTCGAAAGAATCGGTAACGCCGGAGCGGCGGCCGGAACTTCTTCCAAAGTAACCCTTGAGAACATGAATGAGTTCATCAAACAAGGCGCTTTGAAGGAACTCAAGGTCATCATCAAGGCGGACGTTCGCGGTTCTGCGGAAGCGATCAAAGAATCTCTCGAGAAACTTTCCACACCGGAAGTGAAGCTGAACGTGATCCAGTCCGGCGCGGGTGCGATCGTGGACATGGACGTTATGCTCGCTTCTGCTTCGAACGCGCTCATCATCGGTTTCCACGTTCGTGCGAATCCGAAGACGATCTCTCTTGCGGAAAAAGAACAGGTTCAGATCAAGTATTACAATATCATCTATCAAGTCGTGGACGAGATCAAACTCGCGATGGAAGGACTTCTCGAGCCTGAAAAGATCGAAGAGGTTATCGGCGCCGCCGAAATCCGCGAAATCTTCAAAGTATCCAAGGTCGGAAACATCGCCGGTTGTATGGTTACTTCGGGAAGAATTCAGAAATCCGCGAATGTCCGCGTAATCAGCGACGGAGTCACCAAGTTTGACGGGAAACTTAAATCCCTCAAGCGGGTCAAAGACGACGTCAACGATGTGGTCTCCGGTTTCGAATGCGGTATTCAAGTGGACGGATTCAACGATTTCAAAGTCGGCGATATCATCGAAGCTTATAACGTAACCGTAATTAAGCGGAAACTTGAGTAG
- the rbfA gene encoding 30S ribosome-binding factor RbfA yields the protein MNPIRRRKIEAEAVRTVAMMILSGKVKDPRVHMVSVHRAEISDDGKNMRVFVTAICTDKKKLKVLAGLNSASGLFQTTLSGKLGLRITPRMQFLWDEEYIQSLDESLRLTRKPTNPD from the coding sequence GTGAATCCGATCCGAAGAAGAAAAATCGAAGCGGAAGCCGTTCGCACCGTTGCGATGATGATCCTATCGGGAAAGGTTAAGGATCCGAGAGTTCATATGGTCTCCGTACATCGTGCGGAGATATCGGACGACGGAAAGAATATGAGAGTATTCGTAACCGCGATCTGCACGGACAAAAAAAAGTTAAAAGTATTGGCCGGACTCAACAGCGCATCCGGTTTGTTTCAGACCACGTTGTCCGGAAAGTTAGGACTTAGAATCACACCTAGAATGCAATTCCTCTGGGACGAGGAATATATTCAGAGTTTGGATGAATCACTCAGGCTTACACGAAAACCCACAAATCCGGACTGA
- the truB gene encoding tRNA pseudouridine(55) synthase TruB yields MNHSGLHENPQIRTESGFLLIHKPEGMTSSDLVVTARKKLRFKKIGHTGTLDRAASGLMILPVGSCTSFSSVFLEKEKSYEAWVRPGESTDSGDKEGETLESLSKEQTETWFAQHQEKLKNLFQEVPTWDSQEAPEISALKVNGRRRSDLFREGVALVPAVRKIKVYQYELGEFSPESIFFKIRVSAGTYIRKIVMDISDRVGFPLRLERLVRTSIGKLNLSQANSYEDLLQGKVTIHPPESILEFPTLEIPGTEVRAVLNGRKTKLEWIPGTEFLLVSPEGEILAWCKKEEHGIHELDYKYLRVFPKN; encoded by the coding sequence ATGAATCACTCAGGCTTACACGAAAACCCACAAATCCGGACTGAGTCCGGATTCTTACTGATCCACAAACCGGAAGGAATGACCTCTTCGGACCTTGTGGTAACCGCTCGTAAAAAACTCAGATTCAAAAAGATCGGACATACCGGGACCTTGGATCGGGCCGCAAGCGGACTTATGATTCTTCCCGTGGGAAGTTGCACCAGCTTTTCCAGCGTATTTTTGGAAAAGGAAAAATCCTACGAGGCTTGGGTCAGACCGGGAGAATCCACCGATTCAGGCGATAAAGAAGGGGAGACCTTAGAATCTCTTTCAAAAGAACAAACGGAAACCTGGTTCGCACAACATCAAGAAAAACTAAAGAACTTGTTTCAAGAGGTTCCGACTTGGGATTCTCAGGAAGCTCCGGAGATTTCCGCGCTTAAGGTAAACGGAAGAAGAAGATCGGATCTTTTTCGTGAAGGTGTGGCGCTCGTTCCGGCGGTTCGAAAAATCAAAGTATATCAATATGAATTGGGAGAATTCTCCCCCGAATCCATCTTCTTTAAGATCCGAGTTTCCGCGGGAACGTATATCCGAAAGATCGTGATGGATATTTCCGATCGTGTAGGGTTTCCTCTTCGTCTGGAACGATTGGTTCGTACGAGCATCGGGAAGTTGAATCTCAGTCAGGCGAATTCTTACGAAGATCTTTTGCAGGGAAAGGTTACGATTCATCCTCCCGAGTCGATTTTGGAATTCCCGACCTTGGAAATTCCGGGAACGGAGGTTCGTGCGGTTCTCAATGGCAGAAAGACAAAACTGGAATGGATCCCCGGAACCGAATTTCTTTTGGTTTCACCGGAAGGAGAGATTCTCGCTTGGTGTAAGAAGGAAGAACACGGGATTCACGAGTTAGATTATAAATATTTAAGAGTCTTTCCTAAAAATTAG
- the rpsO gene encoding 30S ribosomal protein S15 → MIATEQKKQIISNFARKAGDTGSTEVQVALIDARIKELNEHFKSHKKDFHSKTGLLRLVSKRKKLLDYLKRTELDRYKKLIETLGLRK, encoded by the coding sequence ATGATAGCTACTGAACAGAAAAAACAAATTATCAGTAATTTTGCCCGCAAAGCGGGAGACACCGGTTCTACCGAAGTGCAAGTCGCTCTGATTGATGCGAGAATCAAAGAACTCAATGAACATTTCAAGTCCCACAAGAAGGATTTTCATTCTAAGACCGGTCTTTTAAGACTCGTAAGCAAAAGAAAGAAACTTCTGGATTATCTCAAAAGAACCGAACTAGACCGTTATAAAAAGCTGATCGAAACTCTCGGACTTCGTAAGTAA
- the pnp gene encoding polyribonucleotide nucleotidyltransferase: MTHTISGQFGRDNIVLETGNWAKQAHGSVVYKSGNLVLLATVCAADDAKEGQDFFPLTCEYTEKLYSVGRFPGGYFKREAKPPEHEILTSRIIDRPIRPLFPEGYFCEVQLQVQVLSADGDVSVAGHALNAASAALAVSDIPFNGPIAGARIGRINGELILNPTTKEIVNSDLDLVVAGTKTHIVMIEGEAKELSNEEMLAALRFAQKYIAEFVTLQEEYAKKIGVVKREVKLRARDTDLLAKVKDYAFAKLTAANQTPDKTSRNKEISNVNKEVVEYFKQTVEESDKIKDIKAYLHELEYEIVREQVLTQGTRFDGRKLDEIRQISVEVNPLPGPHGSSVFTRGQTQSLGVVTLGTGSDNQRYETLEGQKEKSFMLHYNFPAFSVGEVRRSSGPGRREIGHGNLAERALKLVLPSADEFPYVIRVVSEILESNGSSSMASVCSGSLALMAAGVPIKGSVSGIAMGLFSDSSGKFAVLSDIAGLEDHFGDMDCKIAGTRKGITAFQMDLKVTGVSFDVLESVFTQAQKGRFHILDIMEKHISKASETLAGTAPRIIVRNIPKDRIGELIGPGGKNVRGISELTGAELYIEDDGRVTISGSNQESAEKAAKMVDGFFTEVEVGKIYEGKVKRIADFGAFVEILPGKEGLCHISKIDFKRVNSVKDIVKEGDIIRVKVLNVDKTGKIDLSRKDALEEEQQA, translated from the coding sequence ATGACACATACAATCTCCGGCCAGTTCGGCCGCGATAATATCGTTTTAGAAACCGGAAACTGGGCGAAACAAGCGCACGGTTCCGTCGTTTATAAATCCGGAAATTTAGTTCTACTTGCTACGGTTTGTGCGGCTGACGACGCGAAAGAGGGACAGGATTTTTTCCCTCTTACTTGCGAATATACCGAGAAACTTTATTCAGTCGGTCGTTTTCCAGGCGGTTACTTCAAAAGAGAAGCGAAACCCCCCGAGCACGAAATTCTAACATCCAGAATCATTGACAGACCGATTCGTCCTTTGTTTCCGGAAGGATACTTCTGCGAAGTTCAACTTCAAGTGCAGGTTCTTTCCGCGGACGGAGACGTTTCCGTTGCGGGTCACGCGTTGAATGCGGCGAGCGCCGCATTAGCAGTTTCTGATATTCCTTTCAACGGTCCGATCGCGGGCGCAAGAATCGGAAGAATCAACGGAGAATTGATCCTCAACCCGACCACAAAAGAAATCGTAAATTCCGATTTGGATCTTGTGGTTGCCGGAACAAAAACTCATATCGTAATGATCGAAGGAGAAGCGAAGGAACTCAGCAATGAGGAAATGCTCGCGGCTCTTCGTTTCGCTCAAAAATACATCGCGGAGTTCGTTACACTTCAGGAAGAATACGCTAAAAAAATCGGCGTGGTCAAAAGAGAAGTAAAACTGAGAGCGCGCGACACGGATCTTCTTGCAAAGGTAAAAGATTACGCGTTCGCAAAATTGACCGCGGCGAATCAAACTCCGGACAAAACTTCCCGCAATAAAGAAATCTCCAACGTAAACAAAGAAGTCGTAGAATACTTCAAACAGACCGTTGAAGAATCCGACAAGATCAAGGATATCAAAGCGTATCTTCACGAATTGGAATATGAAATCGTTCGTGAACAGGTTTTGACTCAGGGAACTCGTTTCGACGGAAGAAAGTTAGACGAAATCCGTCAGATCTCCGTGGAAGTGAATCCTCTTCCGGGTCCTCACGGTTCTTCCGTTTTTACAAGAGGTCAAACCCAGTCATTGGGCGTTGTAACTCTTGGAACGGGTTCGGACAATCAAAGATACGAAACCCTCGAAGGACAAAAAGAAAAGTCCTTTATGCTTCATTATAACTTCCCTGCGTTTTCCGTGGGCGAGGTTCGCAGATCTTCCGGTCCTGGAAGAAGAGAAATCGGTCACGGTAATCTCGCGGAACGTGCGTTAAAACTCGTTCTTCCGAGCGCCGACGAATTTCCTTACGTGATCCGAGTCGTTTCCGAAATTTTAGAATCGAACGGTTCCAGCTCCATGGCTTCCGTTTGTTCCGGTTCTCTCGCGCTGATGGCGGCGGGTGTTCCGATTAAGGGAAGCGTTTCCGGAATCGCGATGGGACTTTTCTCCGATTCATCCGGTAAGTTTGCGGTTCTTTCCGATATCGCGGGTCTCGAAGACCACTTCGGAGATATGGATTGCAAGATCGCCGGAACCAGAAAAGGAATCACCGCTTTCCAAATGGACTTGAAAGTGACCGGAGTGAGTTTCGACGTTCTGGAAAGCGTATTCACTCAGGCTCAAAAAGGAAGATTCCATATTCTTGATATTATGGAGAAACATATCTCCAAGGCGTCCGAGACGTTAGCCGGAACTGCACCGAGAATCATCGTTAGAAATATTCCTAAGGATAGAATCGGCGAGTTGATCGGGCCGGGCGGTAAAAACGTTCGCGGTATCAGCGAACTTACCGGCGCGGAACTTTATATCGAAGACGACGGTAGAGTGACGATTTCCGGTTCGAACCAAGAGTCCGCAGAAAAAGCGGCTAAGATGGTCGACGGATTCTTTACCGAAGTGGAAGTCGGAAAAATCTACGAAGGAAAAGTAAAACGAATCGCCGACTTCGGCGCGTTTGTCGAAATTCTTCCCGGAAAAGAAGGTCTTTGTCACATCTCCAAGATAGACTTCAAACGAGTGAACTCGGTGAAGGACATCGTAAAAGAAGGCGACATCATCCGCGTGAAAGTTTTGAACGTGGATAAGACCGGAAAAATCGACCTTTCCAGAAAAGACGCCCTCGAAGAAGAACAACAGGCATAA
- a CDS encoding M16 family metallopeptidase, whose amino-acid sequence MAQDISQLVHRKVLPGGITVLFQQAPHTVSVSAGVFVRVGSRHETAKNAGYCHFLEHMLFKDTAKRSAKEQAEDIERVGGFTNAATSREYTYFHVTVAGKHIGLGLELLAEMIYEPLLKQSDIENEAGVILEELQGYEDSPEDYIHDFYYQNFFPKNSLGRDIIGTRESVSGVDHKKLLEFYDTYYHTENMFLSISGNFEPDEIFSIVGKYFGKPRKKKKEGNSLSLPKKKWGYFPKKKKLEQVYFILGGEGFARGFHNASKASLFTHILGGGTSSRLFQKVREEKGLCYQITAYPSSYADVGINSIVCSTSKDKFITCMETISDEIKSILDHGISEKELRDAQSNHEGTLSISYEQTESRMNTIALMELYYGRNYSYEERVKEIYSIGLEDLNDFARSVFGIPKFHLSALGNLGPKEEKAVQRIFSL is encoded by the coding sequence TTGGCGCAGGACATTTCACAGTTAGTTCATAGAAAAGTTCTGCCCGGGGGAATCACCGTTCTCTTTCAACAAGCCCCTCACACAGTCAGCGTATCCGCCGGAGTTTTTGTTCGCGTGGGCTCCAGGCATGAAACCGCAAAAAACGCCGGTTACTGCCATTTCCTCGAACACATGCTCTTTAAGGATACAGCCAAACGTTCCGCGAAGGAACAAGCGGAAGATATTGAAAGGGTCGGCGGTTTTACCAACGCCGCTACTTCCAGAGAATACACATACTTTCACGTTACCGTCGCGGGTAAACATATCGGTCTCGGCTTAGAGCTGTTAGCCGAAATGATCTACGAACCTCTGCTCAAACAATCCGATATCGAAAACGAGGCAGGGGTGATTTTGGAAGAATTGCAGGGTTACGAAGATTCTCCAGAGGATTATATCCACGATTTTTATTATCAGAATTTTTTTCCGAAGAATTCTCTCGGACGGGACATCATCGGAACCAGAGAATCCGTCTCCGGTGTAGATCATAAGAAACTATTAGAGTTTTATGATACGTATTATCATACGGAGAATATGTTTCTTTCGATTTCGGGTAACTTCGAACCCGATGAGATTTTTTCGATCGTCGGAAAATACTTCGGCAAACCCAGAAAGAAAAAGAAGGAAGGGAATTCTCTTTCCTTACCCAAAAAGAAATGGGGTTACTTTCCTAAAAAGAAAAAACTCGAACAGGTTTATTTCATCCTAGGCGGGGAAGGGTTTGCGAGAGGCTTTCACAACGCGTCCAAAGCGAGTTTGTTCACTCATATTCTCGGAGGCGGAACTTCTTCGCGTTTGTTCCAGAAGGTTCGGGAAGAGAAAGGGCTTTGTTATCAAATCACGGCTTATCCTTCTTCGTACGCGGACGTCGGAATCAACAGCATCGTTTGTTCGACTTCGAAGGATAAGTTCATTACTTGTATGGAGACTATTTCCGACGAGATCAAATCGATTTTGGATCACGGTATTTCCGAAAAGGAACTTCGGGACGCCCAGTCCAATCACGAAGGAACTCTTTCCATCAGCTACGAACAAACCGAGTCTCGGATGAATACGATCGCGTTGATGGAACTTTACTATGGTAGAAATTATTCTTACGAAGAAAGGGTGAAGGAGATTTATTCGATCGGCTTGGAAGATCTGAATGATTTCGCTCGATCCGTTTTCGGAATTCCTAAGTTTCACCTTTCCGCGTTAGGCAACCTCGGTCCGAAAGAGGAAAAAGCGGTTCAGAGAATTTTCTCTTTGTGA
- a CDS encoding type II toxin-antitoxin system RelE family toxin, whose translation MSVEYKIAETELFQSKLRDRQFSQLQKKLSDYVYPILKKNPFFGPNIKKLKGDFDGLYRYRIGKYRLFYLIKDNELLVIFVDLDQRKDSYK comes from the coding sequence TTGTCCGTTGAATATAAAATAGCGGAAACGGAGTTATTTCAAAGTAAACTAAGAGATCGTCAATTTTCTCAGCTTCAAAAGAAACTCTCAGATTACGTGTATCCAATTCTAAAAAAAAATCCATTCTTTGGACCCAATATTAAGAAACTTAAAGGTGATTTTGATGGACTTTATCGATATCGAATCGGAAAATATCGATTATTTTATCTAATAAAGGATAATGAGCTATTAGTTATTTTTGTTGATCTTGACCAAAGAAAGGATAGTTACAAGTAA
- a CDS encoding CopG family transcriptional regulator, with product MSKTITLRIDDPIYDIFKKAAEGERRTISNFVENATIQYLTNEFYASDEEMDEILSNKQLVSSLKKGIKEASQGKYKVVR from the coding sequence ATGTCAAAAACCATCACTTTGAGAATTGATGATCCAATTTACGATATTTTCAAAAAAGCTGCTGAAGGAGAGAGACGAACAATTTCGAATTTCGTCGAAAACGCGACTATTCAATATTTAACGAACGAGTTTTATGCTTCGGATGAAGAAATGGATGAGATCCTTTCTAACAAACAATTAGTATCATCCTTAAAGAAAGGTATAAAGGAAGCAAGTCAGGGAAAATACAAAGTTGTCCGTTGA
- a CDS encoding SRPBCC family protein → MIVKAQVTVNAPINAVWAVMTNIENMAEIVSGIQRIEIVERPTYGLIGLKWRESRMLFGELATVAKWITEAKENEAYTTRAEDSGFVFLATNRISIGRDGVILTSIHETIPQTFVARLKALPLIFFKSAIKKAIMQDLNDIKSVAEHS, encoded by the coding sequence ATGATCGTGAAAGCACAGGTGACCGTTAACGCCCCTATTAACGCAGTTTGGGCCGTAATGACCAACATTGAGAATATGGCTGAGATCGTTAGTGGGATCCAGAGAATCGAAATAGTCGAGCGGCCAACATACGGACTGATAGGACTCAAGTGGCGAGAGTCACGCATGCTCTTCGGGGAACTGGCGACGGTAGCGAAGTGGATTACGGAGGCGAAGGAAAATGAGGCCTACACGACCCGAGCAGAGGATAGTGGTTTTGTCTTTTTGGCTACAAATCGGATCTCAATCGGCAGAGACGGTGTTATACTGACCAGTATTCATGAGACCATACCGCAAACATTCGTTGCGCGATTGAAGGCTCTTCCATTGATCTTCTTCAAGAGCGCGATCAAAAAAGCAATCATGCAGGACCTCAATGACATCAAATCAGTTGCTGAACACTCCTAA